The Nodosilinea sp. PGN35 genome has a window encoding:
- a CDS encoding BsaWI family type II restriction enzyme, translating to MTSNSDYLGRLLQRLSTFREEVSLTPAQVEERLILGPGWISAIEAGSIQPSLDVIASMLSIYGKSLSDLAEGATGSVPHINRSISAEATENDLDIHFVYAAHDAVYRLPNATLDQFTAVVLTLRNGLAQLSSQNVSDEQEKAIKTESVASVFLKAVELWPNANPSDLWWFVVYRAYCDQYNHPSEHSRLDFTQSWKRTGGWALERILERHYGPALAAHQINLVIADGERKFRLLEGIKVGHRLEADKMDVLLTVGDGANEKLIGVVHVKSSFAERRTDDVPMSHALVEAGYISPLWTMDCKSTPSVHPVNRGELGEVFDGQGKDSRSAKRKDIEDDGFFSACFSYNKNTRPTPEGYQSRARVYVCDFSDPNDAFTDFILSERERVRIRLGV from the coding sequence ATGACTTCAAACTCTGACTATCTTGGTCGCTTGCTTCAACGTCTGAGTACTTTTCGAGAGGAAGTGAGTCTCACGCCTGCGCAGGTCGAAGAACGTCTGATTCTTGGACCGGGTTGGATTTCTGCAATTGAAGCGGGCTCAATCCAGCCGAGCCTAGACGTTATCGCGTCCATGCTATCCATATATGGAAAGAGCCTCAGCGATCTTGCCGAAGGCGCGACCGGAAGCGTGCCTCATATCAACCGTTCTATCTCAGCCGAAGCTACAGAGAACGATTTAGACATTCACTTTGTCTACGCAGCGCATGATGCGGTCTATCGTCTGCCGAACGCCACTCTCGACCAATTTACAGCGGTGGTTCTAACCCTCAGAAACGGATTGGCGCAGCTTAGCAGCCAGAATGTCAGCGATGAACAGGAGAAGGCGATAAAGACTGAGAGTGTCGCAAGCGTCTTTCTTAAGGCTGTTGAGCTATGGCCGAATGCCAATCCATCTGACCTCTGGTGGTTCGTTGTCTATCGCGCCTATTGTGACCAGTATAACCACCCCTCGGAGCACTCACGTCTGGACTTTACCCAAAGCTGGAAACGGACGGGCGGCTGGGCCTTAGAGCGAATCCTTGAAAGGCACTACGGTCCAGCGCTTGCTGCGCATCAAATCAACCTTGTGATTGCTGACGGCGAACGAAAATTTCGTCTTCTCGAAGGCATTAAAGTTGGCCACCGCCTCGAAGCTGACAAGATGGATGTGTTGCTAACGGTCGGAGACGGAGCCAACGAGAAACTAATAGGGGTTGTTCATGTGAAGTCCAGTTTTGCGGAGCGACGAACTGATGATGTCCCGATGAGCCATGCTCTCGTTGAAGCAGGCTATATCTCCCCACTTTGGACGATGGACTGCAAAAGCACACCTTCCGTGCATCCTGTTAACCGTGGCGAACTTGGAGAAGTTTTCGATGGTCAAGGGAAGGACAGTCGGAGCGCAAAGCGAAAAGATATTGAAGATGACGGCTTCTTCTCTGCGTGTTTTTCATACAACAAGAACACGCGACCCACGCCCGAAGGCTATCAATCGCGCGCTCGCGTGTATGTCTGCGATTTCTCGGACCCCAATGACGCCTTTACCGACTTCATCTTGTCAGAACGGGAGCGGGTCAGAATAAGGCTAGGGGTTTGA
- a CDS encoding BrnA antitoxin family protein — protein sequence MEAEYDFSQGKRGAIDPAPSGKTRITIRLDDEVLAWFREQVHSAGGGNYQTLINEALRQHIQAIRQPLEETLRKVVREELERIER from the coding sequence ATGGAAGCGGAATATGATTTCAGCCAAGGCAAGCGAGGCGCAATTGACCCGGCCCCCTCAGGCAAAACTCGTATCACAATCCGGCTAGACGATGAGGTCTTGGCGTGGTTTCGTGAACAAGTGCATAGCGCAGGTGGAGGAAACTACCAAACCTTGATTAACGAAGCTTTGCGCCAACATATTCAAGCCATTCGCCAACCCCTTGAGGAAACGCTGCGAAAAGTAGTTCGTGAAGAGCTTGAACGCATTGAGAGGTAA
- a CDS encoding site-specific DNA-methyltransferase, which produces MNIGPFQTNKVHEGDCLDLIPRLPDESIDVVVTSPPYWGQRHSNGTGVEEDPRDYVRFLTSVFMGILPKLKPSGIVWINIGDAYNTPVNWREDDRRFSTLGHDKNGLAAHNTAYTKPRMKRKAFIEKETAWLQYGNLLALPYRLVLSLCDGGYLFRGEVIWRKKNPMPEGRCRRPHRYHEPIYLLTKGERHDFRVSPPVKSVWEFANEKIDGLKHFSRFPEELPYRCIDAYGATGEHVVVLDPFSGSGTTGIAALRSGCSYIGYEIEPEQVEASNGRLAEAEKFKPLALF; this is translated from the coding sequence ATGAACATAGGTCCATTCCAAACCAATAAGGTTCACGAGGGCGACTGCCTCGACCTGATCCCCAGGCTCCCTGATGAATCGATCGATGTGGTTGTTACAAGCCCGCCATATTGGGGACAGCGGCATTCAAACGGAACAGGTGTTGAAGAGGACCCGCGCGATTATGTCAGATTTCTGACCAGTGTATTCATGGGTATTCTGCCTAAGTTGAAGCCGAGTGGGATAGTCTGGATCAATATTGGCGACGCCTACAACACGCCCGTAAACTGGCGGGAGGATGATCGGCGGTTCAGCACGCTAGGACACGACAAGAACGGACTTGCCGCGCACAATACCGCCTACACAAAGCCCCGTATGAAGCGCAAGGCATTCATTGAAAAGGAGACAGCTTGGCTTCAGTATGGCAATCTTCTAGCTTTGCCGTATCGTCTTGTCTTAAGCCTATGCGATGGCGGGTACTTGTTCCGTGGCGAGGTCATTTGGCGAAAGAAGAACCCCATGCCCGAAGGCAGGTGTCGCCGACCCCACCGATACCATGAGCCCATTTATCTGCTCACTAAGGGTGAGCGACACGACTTCCGCGTATCGCCTCCAGTCAAAAGCGTATGGGAGTTTGCGAACGAGAAGATCGACGGGCTCAAACACTTTTCCCGATTCCCCGAAGAACTGCCGTACCGTTGTATTGATGCCTATGGCGCGACCGGGGAACACGTGGTTGTCCTTGATCCCTTCTCAGGATCGGGCACAACCGGAATCGCAGCCCTCCGGTCGGGCTGCTCCTACATCGGTTATGAAATCGAACCTGAACAAGTCGAGGCGTCAAATGGACGCCTCGCTGAAGCCGAAAAGTTCAAACCCCTAGCCTTATTCTGA
- a CDS encoding helix-turn-helix domain-containing protein, translating into MPKHDDDFLRWFGSRLREIRHKKGLSQEELAELAGIDRTYVGGVERGERNLSLLNVKRISDALGINVKDLFDNDFKL; encoded by the coding sequence ATGCCCAAGCATGATGACGATTTCCTAAGATGGTTTGGTAGCCGGTTGCGCGAAATCCGCCACAAGAAGGGGCTTTCTCAAGAAGAATTGGCAGAACTCGCGGGAATTGATCGCACATATGTTGGAGGTGTTGAACGAGGAGAGCGAAACTTGAGCCTCTTAAACGTCAAGAGAATCTCGGATGCTTTGGGCATCAATGTAAAAGATCTCTTTGACAATGACTTCAAACTCTGA